The DNA window TTCCTTCAACTCCAAGTGACCCATCAAAGGCAATTCTAGCCGGCATAAGCGATAAGCATGATCATATTGATCTTAATCTAAGTTTGGTTCATGGCACTACTGTAGCAACGAATGCTCTTTTAGAGAGAAAGGGCGCAAAGATTGCTCTAATAACTACTAAGGGTTTTGAGGATATAATACAGATTGGCAGACAAAACAGGGGTGAGCTATACGATGTGTTCTGGAATGCCCCACTTTCCCTTGTTCCCCCTTCACTAAGATTTGGCCTTGAGGAAAGAACTACATACGAAGGCAAGATAAAACATAAAGTTACCAAAAAGCAAGTCGATAAACTATTGTCAAAACTAAAACAGCTTAAAGTAAAGGG is part of the Thermodesulfobacteriota bacterium genome and encodes:
- a CDS encoding hydantoinase/oxoprolinase N-terminal domain-containing protein encodes the protein MSKLTQIGIDTGGTFTDFVFFDGKKIDIHKVPSTPSDPSKAILAGISDKHDHIDLNLSLVHGTTVATNALLERKGAKIALITTKGFEDIIQIGRQNRGELYDVFWNAPLSLVPPSLRFGLEERTTYEGKIKHKVTKKQVDKLLSKLKQLKVKG